One Lachancea thermotolerans CBS 6340 chromosome F complete sequence DNA window includes the following coding sequences:
- the CDC33 gene encoding translation initiation factor eIF4E (highly similar to uniprot|P07260 Saccharomyces cerevisiae YOL139C CDC33 Cytoplasmic mRNA cap binding protein the eIF4E-cap complex is responsible for mediating cap-dependent mRNA translation via interactions with the translation initiation factor eIF4G (Tif4631p or Tif4632p)) — protein sequence MSVEEVTQKTGDLNIDEKSTVLSSEKEFQLKHPLNTKWTLWYTKPPVDKSESWSDLLRPVTSFETVEEFWAIHNAIPKPRYLPLKSDYHLFRNDIRPEWEDPTNAQGGKWTHQFWGKTPDIDDLWMRALLAVIGETIDEDDSEINGVVINIRKSAYKIAIWTKSADNKEALTRIGSKFKTVLKLGDDAQLEFLPHSTASEKHPQPSLVL from the coding sequence ATGTCTGTGGAAGAAGTTACTCAGAAAACCGGGGATTTGAACATTGACGAGAAGTCAACTGTGTTGTCCAGTGAGAAAGAGTTCCAATTGAAGCATCCATTGAACACCAAATGGACCTTGTGGTACACTAAGCCCCCAGTAGACAAGTCAGAATCGTGGTCAGACCTGCTGCGTCCAGTGACATCTTTCGAGACAGTTGAAGAGTTCTGGGCTATCCACAACGCTATTCCCAAGCCTCGTTACTTGCCACTCAAGTCAGACTACCACTTGTTCCGTAACGACATCAGGCCAGAGTGGGAGGACCCAACCAATGCACAAGGCGGGAAATGGACTCATCAATTCTGGGGCAAAACTCCCGACATCGATGACTTGTGGATGCGCGCTCTGCTTGCGGTCATCGGCGAGACTattgacgaagatgacTCCGAGATCAACGGTGTTGTTATCAACATCAGAAAGAGCGCCTACAAGATCGCCATCTGGACCAAGTCTGCTGACAACAAGGAAGCACTCACCAGAATTGGctccaagttcaagactGTTCTGAAGCTGGGCGACGATGCTCAACTGGAGTTTTTGCCTCACTCCActgcttctgaaaaacaCCCTCAGCCTTCTCTAGTTTTGTAA
- the LEM3 gene encoding Lem3p (similar to uniprot|P42838 YNL323W Saccharomyces cerevisiae LEM3 Membrane protein of the plasma membrane and ER) gives MPHISLASVGNVFKKKDRDLHPKEEEEEDPDASEFEDDEEKPAPKPKSRRPKETPFTQQRIASINPIVTPRGTMLLYVVLAVIFVISGAALLRVSAKVDQMLIYYQDCSTSAPTDAFSDMGEEHFKWSFHKDSTYNQAPQWKYTPPTSGDVGNGTCQIRFTTPRDLPSSVYLSYRIEEFYGNHRRYVLSFSEDQIKGEETTISSVKDNPGINCKPMISNHEGKQYYPCGLIANSMFNDTFSYELQGLGSTQSYALTNKGISWSTDKNRFKKTKLDYRKIAPPPNWAKAFPDGYNATNVPDINEWEEFQNWMRTPAFAKFQKLIRRNDNDTLPAGEYQIDIGLNWPVLEFGGKKAIFLTHGSSIGGKNNFLGIVFLIGGVVCFGLAVVLLATTLISGRSAANLNNLSWNQD, from the coding sequence ATGCCACACATATCGCTCGCCAGCGTGGGGAAcgtgttcaagaaaaaggacaGGGACCTGCATCCCaaggaggaagaggaagaggatCCTGACGCCTCGGAGTTCGAGGACGATGAAGAGAAGCCCGCGCCCAAGCCCAAGAGCCGCAGGCCCAAAGAAACGCCGTTCACGCAGCAGAGAATCGCGTCCATCAACCCGATCGTGACCCCGCGTGGCACCATGCTATTATACGTCGTGCTGGCCGTCATCTTTGTGATCTCCGGCGCGGCCCTGCTGCGCGTCTCCGCCAAAGTGGACCAGATGCTGATATACTACCAGGACTGCTCCACGTCGGCGCCGACAGACGCGTTCAGCGACATGGGCGAGGAACACTTCAAGTGGTCCTTCCACAAAGACAGCACGTACAACCAGGCGCCGCAGTGGAAGTACACGCCGCCCACCAGCGGCGACGTGGGCAACGGCACGTGCCAGATCCGCTTCACCACGCCGCGCGACCTGCCCAGCTCCGTGTACCTCAGCTACCGCATCGAGGAATTCTACGGTAACCACCGGCGCTACGTGCTCTCGTTCAGCGAGGACCAGATCAAGGGCGAGGAGACCACAATCAGCTCTGTGAAGGACAATCCGGGCATCAACTGCAAGCCCATGATCTCGAACCACGAGGGCAAGCAGTACTACCCCTGCGGGCTCATCGCCAACTCCATGTTCAACGACACCTTCTCCTACGAGCTGCAGGGCTTGGGCAGCACGCAGTCCTACGCGCTGACAAACAAGGGAATTTCGTGGTCTACGGACAAGAATCgtttcaagaaaaccaaGCTCGACTACCGCAAAATCGCGCCGCCCCCCAACTGGGCCAAGGCCTTCCCCGACGGCTACAACGCTACAAACGTGCCTGACATCAACGAGTGGGAGGAGTTCCAGAACTGGATGAGGACGCCGGCCTTCGCCAAgttccagaagctcatccGCAGAAACGACAACGACACCCTCCCCGCAGGCGAGTACCAAATCGACATCGGGCTGAACTGGCCCGTGCTGGAGTTTGGCGGCAAGAAGGCTATCTTCCTGACGCACGGGTCGAGCATCGGCGGcaagaacaactttttggGCATCGTCTTTTTGATCGGCGGCGTCGTTTGTTTCGGCTTGGCTGTCGTGCTCTTGGCCACCACCCTCATATCTGGGAGAAGCGCGGCCAATCTAAACAATTTGTCCTGGAATCAAGACTGA
- the PPM2 gene encoding tRNA methyltransferase PPM2 (similar to uniprot|Q08282 YOL141w Saccharomyces cerevisiae PPM2 Putative carboxyl methyl transferase), with translation MTPLVSEAGNKQNDLTPRQARQAEKLERRKKYADLAIQGTNNSSIASKRSVERLYLHHMDANRNVDENKGCNEYFKYFVNKALRRSPCINRGYWLRIYAIKSKIDSIAASTNKPITVINLGCGFDPLPFQLLDSTNKENAKYGGRLSFVDLDYPDLLLEKKKIIEKTPELQQIVGKLIAHPRLQNVLQGRQYLASPCDLNKAGNFVKLMEGLELNDPNKIKIFVAEVSLAYMSSEKSNAIILSCSKMPNSHFVVLEQLVPAGPSEPFSRRMLYHFKKNDSPLQSVLDHQTKATQEQRFRSYGFPHTNIGNMYQLWESIDDDIKQKVESVEPFDELEEFLMFCHHYVIGHATNDQNFEFCPKLKQNEELNPSELLIKDPPMDFLPLDGSDFLQRKFGSAAILPNNEIIYTQGCFSSRLKDTLLIDPVLRSIRQIDPELIGEAPPERMCHTLTSLSENLCVLVGGRGGPKKPYSDLWLLHRKSPDSWQWTAGPSLPETRFRHGACSISDTQVLIFGGVSEGQPFLIYDAGENNLTVPRVEGSIPLVASPGLAYNKKARKGAITGGADKDGSITGAISVFSYDETTKTIKIEKQLTHPAFKRYGCKTIFIDDDRLLIVGGFSPDVLFDQHSTVVEACLTSGKVNLVRIPTAVWEEGIPLMAGFELQMSSQRDVYIFGGGAVCYGFGAVWNGVMRIRGADLSD, from the coding sequence ATGACACCTTTGGTATCTGAGGCCGGTAATAAGCAAAATGACTTGACCCCAAGGCAGGCAAggcaagctgaaaaactcGAAAGACGTAAAAAGTATGCTGATTTGGCTATCCAAGGGACAAATAATTCGTCAATTGCATCGAAGCGGTCGGTGGAGAGGCTCTATCTACACCACATGGATGCCAACAGAAacgttgatgaaaacaagGGCTGCAATGAGTATTTCAAGTACTttgtcaacaaagctttaagACGCTCGCCTTGCATAAACCGAGGATATTGGCTCAGAATTTACGCCATCAAATCAAAGATTGATTCTATTGCTGCAAGTACAAACAAGCCGATTACTGTGATCAATCTAGGTTGCGGGTTTGACCCTCTGCCtttccagcttctggatAGCACAAATAAGGAGAATGCTAAATATGGAGGCCGTCTGTCGTTTGTAGACCTTGACTATCCAGACCTACTACTggagaaaaaaaagataATCGAGAAGACGCCCGAGCTCCAACAAATCGTTGGGAAGCTGATAGCTCATCCACGCTTACAAAACGTCCTTCAGGGCAGGCAGTATCTGGCATCACCATGTGATTTGAATAAAGCAGGGAACTTTGTTAAGTTGATGGAGGGTCTAGAGCTCAACGATCCTAATAAAATCAAGATCTTTGTGGCAGAAGTCTCGCTAGCTTACATGTCCAGCGAAAAGTCCAACGCGATTATACTTTCATGCTCTAAAATGCCCAATTCCcattttgttgttttggagCAACTGGTGCCAGCTGGACCGTCGGAACCGTTTTCCCGGAGAATGCTCTatcatttcaaaaagaacgATTCACCTCTACAGTCAGTCTTGGACCATCAGACCAAAGCCACTCAGGAACAGAGATTTCGGTCATATGGATTCCCGCATACAAATATCGGGAACATGTACCAACTTTGGGAATCCATAGATGATGATATTAAACAAAAAGTCGAGAGTGTTGAGccttttgatgagctgGAGGAGTTTCTTATGTTTTGCCATCACTACGTGATAGGACACGCAACAAACGATCAGAACTTCGAATTTTGCCCGAAGCTCAAGCAAAACGAAGAGTTAAACCCTAGTGAGCTCTTAATAAAGGACCCGCCCATGGATTTCCTTCCATTGGATGGTAGCGACTTTTTGCAAAGGAAATTTGGATCAGCAGCGATCTTGCCAAACAATGAGATAATATACACACAAGGTTGCTTCAGTAGCAGGCTGAAGGATACGCTTTTGATAGACCCCGTACTTCGCAGTATTCGCCAAATCGATCCAGAACTTATAGGGGAAGCACCTCCTGAGCGCATGTGCCATACTTTAACTTCCTTGAGCGAGAATCTTTGTGTGCTTGTTGGAGGGAGAGGCGGCCCAAAAAAACCTTACTCCGATCTGTGGCTTTTGCACCGCAAGTCTCCAGACTCATGGCAATGGACAGCAGGTCCTTCTCTCCCAGAGACCCGATTTAGACATGGTGCTTGTTCCATCAGTGACACGCAAGTACTGATTTTTGGTGGGGTTAGTGAGGGTCagccttttttgatttACGATGCAGGGGAAAACAATCTTACGGTGCCAAGAGTTGAAGGAAGTATTCCGCTTGTTGCTTCTCCCGGACTAGCATACAATAAAAAGGCGCGCAAAGGTGCCATTACAGGCGGGGCTGACAAAGACGGGTCTATAACCGGCGCTATTTCGGTTTTCAGCTACGACGAAACTACCAAGACTATTAAAATCGAAAAACAACTTACGCATCCTGCGTTCAAAAGGTATGGATGCAAGACTATATTCATTGATGACGATAGATTATTGATTGTGGGGGGTTTCAGCCCAGATGTCTTGTTTGATCAACACTCTACTGTGGTCGAGGCATGCCTAACATCGGGGAAGGTCAACCTAGTCAGAATTCCAACCGCAGTTTGGGAGGAAGGCATTCCGTTGATGGCAGGGTTCGAGTTACAAATGAGCTCACAAAGAGACGTGTACATATTCGGTGGCGGGGCAGTATGCTATGGTTTCGGCGCCGTTTGGAACGGCGTGATGCGTATTAGAGGAGCCGACTTGTCGGATTAG
- the KRE1 gene encoding Kre1p (weakly similar to uniprot|P17260 Saccharomyces cerevisiae YNL322C KRE1 Cell wall glycoprotein involved in beta-glucan assembly serves as a K1 killer toxin membrane receptor): MVSYKLLRALLLLSPALGAAVVSTITSKHDGITDYIVTTIGDAAATPATATTPTTATTPATATTPTTATTPVTATTPTTATTPTTTTATPATATTPTTATTPTTTAATAATTATAATAATGSSSSVSKSSSETTTVAKNTGTRPDPSTDATVIQVSAVSTGSVESLITLTDGTSVYTTTRAPTSMWVTVTDDHTTTKQTTFVQEFKSMYSVTESPSSGSIGLGTLSGEVGKFKSYSAATVGNGAVNAASISTLGGLMALLSWFL; this comes from the coding sequence ATGGTTAGTTACAAGCTGCTTCGTGCTCTTCTCTTGCTTTCTCCCGCATTGGGAGCTGCTGTGGTAAGTACTATTACCAGTAAGCATGACGGAATAACTGACTACATCGTGACAACAATCGGTGATGCCGCTGCTACTCCAGCAACGGCTACGACCCCAACAACGGCTACTACCCCTGCTACAGCCACTACTCCAACGACGGCCACTACTCCTGTGACGGCCACCACGCCTACTACAGCTACCACTCCCACCACTACTACCGCTACTCCCGCGACAGCCACCACTCCAACTACCGCTACTACTCCCACTACAACTGCTGCAACTGCTGCAACTACTGCAACTGCTGCTACTGCTGCTACGGGGTCTTCGTCTTCGGTGTCTAAATCAAGTAGTGAAACGACTACTGTTGCCAAAAATACAGGCACAAGGCCTGATCCCAGCACGGATGCCACCGTTATACAAGTTTCGGCAGTTTCAACTGGAAGTGTCGAGTCTCTGATCACTTTGACAGATGGTACCTCAGTATACACTACCACTCGCGCACCAACGTCCATGTGGGTCACCGTCACCGACGATCATACTACGACAAAACAGACCACgtttgttcaagaatttaAGTCAATGTACTCTGTCACAGAGAGCCCATCATCAGGCTCAATTGGGTTAGGAACGCTCAGCGGGGAAGTGGGAAAATTCAAATCTTACTCTGCTGCTACAGTCGGCAATGGTGCTGTCAACGCAGCCAGTATTTCCACTCTAGGAGGTTTGATGGCTTTACTATCATGGTTTTTATAA
- a CDS encoding SNG1 family protein (similar to uniprot|P46950 Saccharomyces cerevisiae YGR197C SNG1 Protein involved in nitrosoguanidine resistance and weakly similar to YJR015W uniprot|P47090 Saccharomyces cerevisiae YJR015W Hypothetical ORF) has translation MSYDRSEQLSEELSRVETGASELQHQEFTRAVVGENSDEGSSAERAAAKEEDAENEPEMPAVRLRRTESKLSRVVTGFFSDRMHTERRTLLGKFLLNHLLLGMLIMAVFSLYWGAMYKRSSHLHKVKVLAVIQDDGGDGGSAGGVATAIPQLLESVPGTWHVYNTSSFQQRYGVAGGEIDAKIHKLVHDEKYWMSLNVKPNATNALLDSVRRASAPAFNSSQYFEAFYESGRDPTNMKSTILPLMLQLEALHQNYHASVYLPAVLQNASQTMAQAARNVAQAGRMVYGQVDSRPFSDYVLLGPLQVGLIYCILLTFFQLALFGPIHGQMGQKLKPSHMLLYRYTIAFVNYFFLSLFFCLVSLAFQVDYTKTFGRGGFMVAWMTSWLLMAAVGGANENMITMVMSVAPQFLGFWMIFWVVLNISPSFYPMDLTNNFYRYGYMTPIYNGVMMFRVIFLDLYRGNLGRNYGILCAWVVVNMALFPFVMKFFIHQKKKEVMRAAAARNAS, from the coding sequence ATGTCCTACGACAGGTCAGAACAGCTCTCAGAGGAGCTTTCACGGGTGGAGACCGGGGCGTCGGAGCTGCAACACCAGGAGTTCACCAGGGCCGTTGTGGGCGAGAACTCCGACGAAGGCAGCAGCGCAGAGCGCGCGGCGGCTAAAGAAGAGGACGCGGAAAACGAGCCAGAGATGCCTGCGGTGCGCCTGCGGCGCACCGAGTCCAAGCTGTCACGCGTGGTGACTGGGTTCTTCTCAGACAGGATGCACACCGAGCGCAGAACGCTCCTGGGCAAGTTCCTGCTCAACCATCTGCTGTTGGGGATGCTGATTATGGCGGTGTTCTCGCTGTACTGGGGCGCAATGTACAAGCGCAGCAGCCATCTCCACAAAGTCAAGGTGCTGGCGGTAATTCAAGACGACGGCGGCGACGGCGGCAGCGCGGGCGGAGTGGCCACGGCAATCCCgcagcttctggaaagCGTTCCCGGCACGTGGCACGTGTACAACACGTCGTCGTTCCAGCAGCGGTACGGGGTCGCAGGCGGGGAGATTGACGCCAAGATCCACAAGCTCGTGCACGACGAGAAGTACTGGATGTCGCTTAACGTCAAGCCCAACGCGACCAACGCGCTCCTGGACTCCGTGCGGCGGGCTAGTGCGCCCGCATTCAACTCGTCGCAGTACTTCGAGGCGTTCTACGAGAGCGGGCGCGACCCCACCAACATGAAGTCGACCATTTTGCCGCTGATGCTGCAGCTGGAGGCGCTGCACCAGAACTACCACGCGAGCGTGTACCTGCCCGCGGTGCTGCAGAACGCGTCACAGACCATGGCGCAGGCCGCGCGCAACGTCGCGCAGGCGGGTAGGATGGTGTACGGGCAGGTGGATAGCCGGCCCTTCAGCGACTACGTGCTGCTGGGACCGCTGCAGGTGGGTCTGATCTACTGCATTCTGCTTACGTTTTTCCAGCTCGCGCTTTTCGGGCCCATCCACGGGCAGATGGGCCAGAAGCTGAAGCCCTCGCACATGCTGCTGTACCGCTACACGATCGCGTTTGTGAACTACTTCTTCCTCTCGTTGTTTTTCTGTCTGGTGTCGCTGGCGTTCCAAGTGGACTACACCAAGACTTTCGGCCGCGGCGGCTTCATGGTCGCGTGGATGACGTCGTGGCTGCTGATGGCCGCTGTCGGCGGGGCCAATGAGAACATGATCACCATGGTTATGTCAGTCGCACCGCAGTTCCTGGGCTTCTGGATGATCTTCTGGGTCGTCTTGAACATCTCGCCTTCCTTCTACCCCATGGACCTGACAAACAATTTCTACCGCTACGGGTACATGACGCCTATATACAACGGGGTGATGATGTTCCGCGTGATATTTCTGGACCTGTACCGCGGCAACCTCGGAAGAAACTATGGCATTCTGTGCGCGTGGGTGGTGGTGAATATGGCCTTGTTTCCGTTCGTGATGAAGTTCTTTATtcaccagaagaagaaagaggtCATGAGGGCGGCCGCGGCAAGGAACGCGAGCTGA
- the ARG8 gene encoding acetylornithine transaminase (highly similar to uniprot|P18544 Saccharomyces cerevisiae YOL140W ARG8 Acetylornithine aminotransferase catalyzes the fourth step in the biosynthesis of the arginine precursor ornithine) has product MLRLKRSPVLASKQLKSALDSHGFQVTTYARPQDLLVTRGKDCTLFDDLHNKSYIDFTAGIAVTSLGHSNEGVARVLCEQSKKLIHSSNLYYNPECLELSKKIVDKTKELGGQHDCSKVFLCSTGTEANEAALKFAKKHGSLLGPKKHGIVAFENSFHGRTMGALSVTSNPKYRLPFGDLVPGTSFLNIHDELTSFADYITSKKDEIAGLIVEPVQGEGGVFPVPTEKLIGLKQICAENDVVVIHDEIQCGMGRTGKLWAHAYLPKEAHPDIFTSAKALGNGFPIAATMVNEKVNNALQVGDHGTTYGGNPLGSAVGNYVLEIIGEREFLQDVLNKGEIFKKRLSSLKDRFPEHIKDVRGRGLMIGAEFAEPPKELINRCRGLGLLAITAGKSTVRFVPPLTITEDEINEGLTIFEKAVEDIYN; this is encoded by the coding sequence ATGTTGAGATTGAAAAGATCGCCAGTTCTGGCCTCcaagcagctcaaaagcgCGCTAGACAGTCACGGTTTCCAAGTGACCACTTACGCCAGGCCTCAGGACCTCCTGGTCACCAGAGGGAAGGACTGCACGCTTTTCGATGATCTTCACAACAAAAGCTACATCGATTTCACCGCAGGTATCGCGGTCACATCCTTGGGTCACTCGAATGAAGGCGTGGCCCGTGTGCTGTGTGAACAatccaagaagctcatccacagcagcaacctCTACTACAACCCTGAGTGCTTGGAATTGAGTAAGAAAATCGTGGACAAGACAAAAGAGCTAGGTGGCCAGCACGACTGCAGCAAGGTGTTCCTGTGTAGCACTGGTACTGAAGCGAATGAGGCTGCGTTGAAATTCGCTAAAAAACACGGTTCGCTGCTGGGTCCTAAGAAACACGGCATCGTGGCATTCGAGAATTCGTTCCACGGTCGTACCATGGGTGCTTTGTCTGTGACAAGCAACCCCAAATACAGATTGCCTTTCGGTGATCTTGTCCCAGGCACTTCCTTCCTCAACATACATGACGAACTGACATCCTTTGCAGACTACATCACATCGAAAAAAGATGAAATAGCTGGTTTGATTGTCGAGCCAGTTCAAGGAGAAGGTGGCGTGTTCCCAGTTCCTACAGAGAAACTTATTGGTTTGAAGCAAATCTGCGCCGAAAACGACGTTGTGGTGATTCATGACGAAATTCAATGTGGAATGGGTAGAACCGGGAAGCTGTGGGCCCATGCCTACTTACCAAAGGAAGCACACCCCGATATTTTTACCTCGGCCAAGGCTCTCGGAAACGGGTTCCCCATTGCTGCCACTATGGTGAATGAGAAGGTCAACAACGCTCTGCAAGTGGGAGACCACGGCACAACTTATGGCGGCAATCCATTGGGTAGCGCAGTAGGAAATTACGTTCTAGAAATTATTGGCGAACGCGAATTCTTGCAGGATGTTCTGAACAAGGgtgagattttcaagaaacgcctttcaagtttgaaggACAGGTTCCCAGAACACATCAAAGACGTTAGAGGACGTGGCCTAATGATCGGGGCAGAGTTTGCTGAGCCACCTAAAGAACTAATAAACAGATGCAGAGGGCTTGGACTTTTGGCTATAACTGCTGGTAAGTCGACAGTGAGATTCGTTCCCCCTCTAACTATCACGGAAGATGAGATTAACGAGGGTCTcaccatttttgaaaaagctgttgagGACATCTACAACTAG
- the VNX1 gene encoding calcium/hydrogen antiporter (similar to uniprot|P42839 Saccharomyces cerevisiae YNL321W Protein of unknown function potential Cdc28p substrate), with protein MPKERPLKPVSSNQEPLRRVFSVDDGIQEIEDDIRYLEGLQEGLKFAAANRKTSGNVNTPPPIATRPNLVSHKTSDLSIIQDTDRLAGGDASTDAAPGDDEERGSVASRESYTLRERQDAINETHPFGIRIWKPALYKKHRSVQRAADEDIHETKYKRISWKVHVGNNIWAATVGIFLLAFLSSCGLLVCLLGLFTQPSVEYASVLFRLGHYLFWPFGKVVLIISDQQYLHEDQDEGISAQQFYNWVTGHRNRLYFHNSQAGSGNYGSTGSDNNNTDRHRRLFGRGEWSFGRFWFYLVFYVFVQPVSLLLAFLTWLGVFTIPMSNVLWNLMYHCRRHPLALEFKTLRHSVNGIKDKNVLLCTFRCAGSHYYKYTVDGTNVIVMNLGAIVVFTIFQFYVLQNHIFPMNGSLIFCLCLLSIIPLAFYIGQAVASISAQTSMGVGAVINAFFSTVVEVFLYCVALQQEKGLLVEGSMIGSILGAVLLLPGLSMCGGAIKRKTQRYNPASAGVSSAMLIFSMIVMFVPTIIFQIYGGYLMDCPPEHQEKPSRCYFRQPPLKFDGLYSHVIKPMSIFCALILFMAYIIGLWFTLRTHAAAIWQVPEKQSLNASSQLGFIPEEEESEGGHDGPNWSRKKSTCILLGATLLYAVIAEILVDCVDNVLQQFPSLDPKFLGLTVFALVPNSTEFLNAISFAIHGNVALSMEIGTAYALQVCLLQIPALVVFSIIYTMNYPNDSIVIRDQMFSLVFPRWDLLACMVSVFLFTYLYAEGKSNYFKGSILILLYCVMTLGFYFQGAIDNNNWDN; from the coding sequence ATGCCCAAAGAACGGCCCTTGAAGCCTGTCAGCAGCAACCAAGAACCTCTGAGACGGGTTTTCAGTGTTGATGATGGCATTCAGGAGATAGAGGACGACATACGCTACTTAGAGGGCTTACAAGAGGGTCTAAAATTCGCAGCTGCTAATCGAAAAACATCTGGAAACGTTAATACCCCGCCACCTATCGCTACCAGGCCGAACTTAGTCAGTCATAAGACTTCAGACCTCTCAATAATACAAGATACGGATCGCCTGGCAGGCGGCGATGCCAGTACCGACGCCGCGCCAggagatgatgaagaacgaGGCTCAGTTGCTTCCCGCGAGTCATACACGCTTCGGGAGCGGCAGGATGCTATCAATGAGACACACCCATTTGGTATTAGAATCTGGAAACCTGCTTTGTATAAAAAGCATCGGTCGGTCCAGAGAGCTGCTGACGAAGACATCCATGAAACCAAATACAAGCGGATTTCTTGGAAAGTTCATGTTGGAAATAATATTTGGGCCGCAACAGTGGGAATTTTTCTCCTGGCTTTCTTAAGCTCATGCGGTCTTTTGGTCTGTTTGCTGGGGCTATTTACGCAGCCCTCCGTTGAGTATGCCTCTGTGTTGTTCAGGCTAGGTCATTATTTATTTTGGCCGTTTGGAAAGGTTGTTTTGATTATCAGCGATCAACAGTACCTTCACGAGGACCAGGATGAAGGTATCTCAGCGCAGCAGTTTTACAATTGGGTCACAGGTCACCGCAACAGACTTTATTTTCATAATTCGCAAGCAGGTTCCGGAAATTACGGTTCTACAGGCAGCGATAACAATAACACTGATAGACATAGGCGTCTTTTTGGCAGAGGTGAGTGGTCATTTGGACGGTTCTGGTTCTACTTAGTGTTTTATGTCTTTGTTCAGCCAGTTTCGCTTTTGTTGGCTTTCTTGACATGGCTCGGTGTGTTTACTATTCCAATGAGCAATGTCTTATGGAATCTCATGTACCACTGTCGCAGGCATCCATTGGCCTTGGAGTTCAAAACACTAAGACACAGCGTAAATGGTATCAAGGACAAAAACGTTTTACTCTGTACCTTCCGCTGCGCAGGATCGCACTATTATAAATACACGGTTGACGGAACTAACGTGATTGTCATGAACTTGGGTGCTATTGTTGTCTTTACTATCTTCCAGTTCTATGTTCTACAGAACCACATTTTCCCAATGAATGGGTCCCTCATTTTTTGCTTGTGTCTGCTTTCCATCATTCCACTAGCATTCTACATTGGACAGGCAGTCGCCTCGATCTCTGCTCAAACTTCAATGGGCGTTGGAGCTGTTATCAATGCCTTTTTCTCAACAGTAGTTGAGGTCTTTCTTTACTGTGTGGCTTtgcaacaagaaaaaggccTTCTGGTTGAAGGGTCTATGATCGGTTCTATTTTGGGAGCTGTTCTCCTCCTGCCTGGTTTGAGTATGTGTGGTGGTGCCatcaagagaaaaacaCAAAGATATAACCCAGCTAGCGCTGGCGTCTCGTCTGCAATGTTGATATTTTCTATGATAGTCATGTTTGTTCCAACCATCATTTTCCAAATATATGGAGGGTATCTAATGGACTGTCCCCCCGAACACCAGGAGAAACCATCAAGATGTTACTTCCGCCAACCACCGCTGAAATTCGATGGGCTTTATTCCCATGTCATCAAGCCCATGTCAATATTTTGTGCGCTCATTTTGTTTATGGCATACATCATAGGATTGTGGTTCACGTTGCGCACTCATGCCGCTGCTATCTGGCAAGTGCCAGAGAAACAATCACTAAATGCTAGCAGCCAGTTAGGATTCattcctgaagaagaggaatcAGAAGGTGGCCACGATGGTCCTAATTGGTCACGTAAAAAGTCTACCTGCATCCTACTTGGCGCCACTTTACTTTACGCGGTTATAGCCGAGATCTTAGTTGACTGTGTCGATAACGTTTTGCAACAGTTTCCATCCTTGgatccaaaatttttgggGCTCACTGTTTTTGCACTAGTGCCAAACTCCACAGAATTTCTCAACGCTATTTCTTTCGCCATCCACGGCAATGTTGCTCTCTCGATGGAAATTGGTACGGCCTACGCGCTACAAGTGTGTCTGTTACAGATCCCGGCATTGGTGGTTTTTTCAATAATATACACCATGAACTATCCTAACGACAGTATTGTGATTAGAGATCAGATGTTTTCGCTTGTTTTTCCTCGTTGGGATCTGCTGGCTTGTATGGTGAGTGTGTTCCTTTTTACATACCTCTACGCCGAAGGCAAGTCCAACTATTTCAAGGGCTCGATCTTGATACTGCTGTACTGCGTCATGACCTTAGGCTTCTACTTTCAAGGTGCAAtcgacaacaacaactgGGACAACTGA